Proteins encoded within one genomic window of Mesotoga infera:
- a CDS encoding DEAD/DEAH box helicase — protein sequence MVIDPRLNQKLIDLFSYRYRWQSFREIQNKTIPSVLDGKNLLLIAGTASGKTEAVMIPVINRLLELPAGLKCIYFAPLKSLINDVSSRLDLMLRPFGLVAAKWHGDLTRSEKLPIAREASVLVTTPESVEGIFLSENSDLLSGLEFIVLDEVHAYIESPRGAQLASLMERIKILSGVDQQRMAMSATVGNPELLLEWLKGSSKRDSVIVTDGNRSKKTIEVLTEGEIAPSEYLSKLLEETDDKTLVFSYSRARAEEFAARAKSLGIEVPVHHSSVSKTLRVEIEEEFKKDSKLRAIVATSTLEMGIDIGDIDRVIFLEIPPSTASFLQRAGRAGRKGNKSSISVFIEDPQSLYNLLGILGMLSEGSVEPLLPSDYHLPLLGHQLIGLARTRGILSREDLALLKEAFPFRKVETEEFGILVNHLVKEGFLARRGLSLISGAATAEIVGSGKEKMDFVVLFPGGIEYSVQLNGHEIGKIHPAVLNSASDDEVSFLLGGRSYLVKEVNAGRKTVNVIPGSSGKTPSWFGGSSLMTKKFARSIRSSLNDLKIPDGVFLSSDASQMVLDFLDNHQAPSTLITLSKLKKSISIETFAGDMSNIFLSLCIKAVSGLKAVSANWHSVVVRSGTDIDEIHEMLRLISNMEGREISGLLSTYLLGTPGELRKQYDLFGEKLDKFVPEELLVKYVIHRLYDSSLLEELSEAVIVYPSDS from the coding sequence GTGGTAATCGATCCAAGGCTCAATCAGAAATTGATAGACCTGTTCTCATACAGATATCGTTGGCAGAGTTTTAGAGAGATTCAGAACAAGACCATTCCTTCAGTTCTTGACGGGAAAAACCTGCTGTTGATAGCGGGGACTGCTTCTGGCAAGACAGAAGCAGTGATGATTCCCGTCATCAACAGACTGCTGGAGCTTCCCGCCGGACTGAAATGCATCTACTTTGCCCCACTCAAATCGTTAATAAACGATGTTTCATCTCGCCTTGATCTCATGCTGAGACCATTTGGGTTAGTAGCAGCAAAGTGGCACGGAGATTTGACAAGATCAGAGAAGTTGCCTATTGCAAGAGAAGCCTCGGTACTCGTCACTACACCGGAATCAGTTGAAGGGATCTTTCTAAGCGAGAATAGTGATCTACTTTCCGGTCTTGAATTCATAGTTCTGGATGAGGTCCACGCCTACATTGAATCTCCGAGAGGTGCTCAACTCGCTTCACTAATGGAGAGGATAAAGATTCTATCTGGTGTAGATCAACAGAGAATGGCTATGTCTGCCACGGTAGGAAATCCTGAGTTGCTTTTGGAGTGGCTGAAGGGAAGTTCAAAAAGAGATTCAGTGATCGTTACCGATGGAAACAGAAGCAAGAAAACGATTGAAGTTCTCACCGAAGGTGAAATAGCTCCTTCCGAATATCTTTCGAAGCTTCTTGAAGAAACCGACGATAAAACTCTTGTCTTCTCATACTCAAGAGCGCGCGCTGAGGAATTTGCCGCCAGAGCTAAATCTCTCGGAATAGAAGTCCCCGTTCACCATAGTTCAGTATCAAAAACACTAAGAGTGGAGATCGAAGAGGAATTCAAGAAAGATAGCAAACTAAGGGCAATAGTTGCTACGTCGACTTTGGAGATGGGTATAGATATCGGTGACATTGATCGAGTGATCTTCCTTGAGATTCCGCCGTCTACTGCCTCTTTTCTTCAAAGGGCCGGACGAGCAGGAAGAAAGGGCAACAAGTCTTCAATTTCCGTCTTCATAGAGGATCCACAAAGCCTGTACAACCTTCTAGGAATTTTGGGAATGTTAAGTGAAGGATCTGTCGAACCGCTTCTACCCAGCGACTATCATCTTCCATTGTTGGGTCATCAGTTGATTGGGCTTGCCAGAACCAGGGGCATTCTCTCCAGAGAGGACCTGGCGCTTCTCAAAGAAGCCTTCCCTTTCCGAAAGGTCGAGACAGAGGAATTCGGAATTCTGGTGAATCACCTTGTGAAAGAGGGCTTTCTTGCAAGGAGGGGCCTTTCATTAATCTCAGGGGCCGCCACTGCGGAGATTGTGGGAAGCGGAAAGGAAAAGATGGATTTCGTTGTTCTGTTCCCAGGCGGAATTGAATATTCGGTTCAGCTCAACGGGCATGAAATAGGAAAGATTCATCCTGCAGTTCTAAATAGCGCTTCAGACGATGAGGTCAGCTTTCTTCTGGGTGGACGATCTTATTTGGTCAAGGAAGTCAATGCAGGCAGGAAAACCGTAAACGTGATTCCCGGAAGCAGCGGAAAGACTCCTTCATGGTTTGGAGGCAGCTCGTTGATGACCAAAAAGTTCGCGCGATCCATAAGATCCTCGTTGAACGATCTGAAGATTCCCGATGGAGTTTTCCTATCATCGGACGCTTCACAAATGGTACTCGACTTTCTCGATAATCACCAAGCTCCTTCCACTTTGATAACACTTTCAAAACTTAAGAAGAGCATATCAATAGAAACCTTTGCAGGCGATATGTCAAACATCTTTCTTTCTCTGTGCATAAAGGCTGTTTCCGGTCTAAAAGCTGTGAGCGCTAACTGGCACAGTGTAGTTGTGAGGAGCGGGACAGACATTGATGAAATTCATGAGATGTTGCGCTTGATTTCGAATATGGAAGGTCGAGAAATATCGGGGCTTCTGTCAACCTATCTTTTAGGAACGCCGGGAGAGCTGAGAAAACAATATGATCTCTTTGGCGAGAAACTCGACAAATTCGTTCCGGAGGAACTGCTGGTGAAATACGTGATTCACAGGCTGTACGACTCCTCGTTACTTGAAGAACTATCGGAGGCTGTCATAGTCTATCCTTCTGATTCTTGA
- a CDS encoding extracellular solute-binding protein, whose translation MNRRFLFVLLMAFLLGSAMLIANTIELEFWTHEDPNRTPLEERFIEEFQEMYPNVVIKRVTQSSTKIQELILTAFAANQGPDIFNMSIEDEFAYIVNGRVAPVSYEAAGFAGKEDLLASYLPGTLDPVIYEGEVYGLPLEITNWCLFLNKKVFRDAGLDPEVDYPKTWEEMMEVSEKLTIREGEIITRRGFDFRYPYYLVAFMPLVEQMGGKLVSDDGKTAIINDEAWLNFLDYMAAWGPNGQNLGSPTYQNARKLFNLDNNDIGMCTTGLYQIARIKADNPEFYNSGEFMVVPFPQFENAVNYVPAHYYGHYYMVNSQKPKENQEMAWKFISYMLSHAEEYLEEVAIIIPTNDLLDSETFKNYPYSDVFISDLEKSSVVYFSESSAKIQSLIKEAVESVMLTGTSSQDALNALRRKVQEVLDDQY comes from the coding sequence ATGAATAGGCGTTTTCTTTTTGTTCTACTCATGGCTTTTCTTCTAGGCTCTGCAATGCTAATTGCAAACACCATCGAACTGGAGTTTTGGACTCATGAAGATCCGAACAGAACACCGCTTGAAGAACGCTTCATTGAGGAATTCCAAGAAATGTATCCCAATGTCGTAATAAAGAGGGTAACACAGTCTTCAACGAAGATTCAAGAGCTTATACTTACAGCTTTTGCCGCTAATCAAGGTCCGGATATCTTCAATATGTCAATTGAAGATGAATTTGCCTACATCGTAAATGGCAGAGTCGCCCCTGTTAGTTACGAGGCAGCAGGATTCGCTGGCAAGGAAGATCTACTCGCGTCCTATTTGCCCGGGACACTGGATCCTGTGATTTATGAAGGTGAGGTTTATGGTCTCCCACTTGAAATAACAAACTGGTGTCTATTCTTGAACAAAAAAGTTTTCAGAGATGCCGGTCTAGACCCGGAAGTCGACTATCCTAAGACGTGGGAAGAAATGATGGAAGTTTCCGAGAAACTTACGATAAGAGAGGGCGAGATCATCACACGGAGAGGCTTCGACTTCAGATATCCATACTATCTAGTTGCGTTCATGCCGCTAGTTGAACAGATGGGGGGAAAACTTGTCAGCGACGACGGTAAGACTGCGATAATCAATGATGAAGCCTGGCTTAATTTCCTTGATTACATGGCTGCTTGGGGACCAAATGGGCAGAATCTTGGTTCTCCAACTTACCAAAACGCTCGGAAGTTATTCAATTTGGACAACAACGACATCGGCATGTGCACAACCGGGCTGTATCAGATAGCAAGAATAAAGGCAGATAATCCGGAATTCTATAATAGCGGCGAGTTTATGGTCGTTCCTTTTCCACAGTTCGAAAATGCTGTGAATTACGTCCCGGCTCACTATTATGGTCACTATTACATGGTCAATTCACAGAAGCCTAAGGAGAATCAGGAAATGGCCTGGAAATTCATTTCATATATGCTTAGTCATGCAGAGGAATATCTTGAAGAGGTTGCAATCATAATACCGACAAACGACCTTCTTGATTCAGAGACATTCAAGAACTACCCTTATTCTGATGTCTTCATCTCTGATCTTGAAAAGTCTTCAGTCGTCTATTTTTCCGAAAGCTCTGCAAAGATTCAGTCGCTCATAAAGGAGGCTGTAGAATCTGTAATGCTAACTGGTACAAGCTCCCAAGATGCTCTAAATGCATTGCGCAGAAAGGTGCAGGAAGTATTGGACGATCAGTACTAG
- a CDS encoding carbohydrate ABC transporter permease, which translates to MKTNKKQSIVFDVLIWAFLILTAIVILAPILFMLTASLMPSKEILKMPYPWIPKDLYTENYWQAIRGNDGSFIFPRNILNSFIVAGVVSISTVFLSALTGYGLAKFPFRGRNLVFLLIMATMMIPFEAIMIPLYLVATSLKIQNSYIGLILPFLINAFGIFLMRQYLITFPDEIIDAARIDGSGEFSIFLRIILPNSAPAVATLAILTFRTQWDNLLWPLLISQSEEMKTIPLYIVKFAMEKHTNEGAMMAAAAIASIPILILFLALSKYFVSGASLHSSRKG; encoded by the coding sequence ATGAAGACAAACAAGAAGCAATCAATCGTATTCGACGTCTTGATTTGGGCCTTCCTTATTCTGACTGCTATTGTGATTCTGGCTCCCATATTGTTCATGCTCACCGCTTCTTTGATGCCTTCAAAGGAAATCTTGAAGATGCCTTATCCATGGATCCCAAAGGATCTATACACGGAAAATTACTGGCAGGCAATCAGAGGAAACGATGGGAGTTTCATTTTTCCCAGGAACATTCTTAACTCTTTCATCGTAGCCGGGGTAGTATCGATTTCTACCGTTTTTCTATCTGCCCTCACAGGATACGGATTGGCAAAGTTTCCTTTCAGGGGTCGAAATCTTGTCTTTCTGCTGATAATGGCCACAATGATGATTCCCTTTGAAGCCATTATGATTCCCCTCTATTTGGTAGCCACATCACTGAAGATTCAAAATTCCTATATAGGCCTGATACTTCCATTTCTAATAAACGCGTTTGGCATTTTTTTGATGAGACAATACCTTATCACGTTTCCAGACGAGATAATTGATGCCGCAAGGATCGATGGTTCTGGTGAATTCAGCATCTTCTTGAGAATAATACTTCCCAACAGCGCCCCTGCTGTCGCAACTCTGGCAATTCTTACATTCAGAACCCAGTGGGACAATCTTCTATGGCCGCTATTGATTTCACAAAGCGAAGAGATGAAGACCATCCCCCTTTACATCGTCAAATTCGCAATGGAAAAGCACACAAATGAAGGTGCAATGATGGCGGCTGCCGCTATTGCAAGCATCCCCATTCTCATTCTCTTTCTCGCACTTTCGAAGTACTTTGTTAGTGGTGCATCTCTCCATTCTTCGAGAAAAGGCTAG
- a CDS encoding sugar ABC transporter permease: MNRIFNKGIEHKKARWGWFFVLPSLAFFAVFSFYPIINAFYTSLFRKRLLDLRPPTFIGFSNYEYLLKSPDFWNSVKATFIFTLGTFIPIVIFSLLLAVFIMSRRRFHKFFQMAYYSPAVLSSVVAAAIWLLIFDPRGLANTTMNTLLGTVGKDYKWLATAGMVRLSTILVYFWKYIGYFTIIFITGLASIPQSLHEAARIDGADGWKDFWHITLPLLKPTTVLVSIMSMLQCLKTFSTQYLFTQSGAPTEPINVITLNIYNTAIRDHNIGRASAMSILLFGLMLFFTWLQFRVSRSGGEVDY, from the coding sequence TTGAATCGCATCTTCAACAAGGGTATAGAACACAAGAAGGCAAGGTGGGGCTGGTTTTTTGTTCTACCTTCCCTGGCTTTTTTTGCAGTCTTTTCTTTTTACCCAATAATCAACGCTTTTTATACAAGTCTCTTCAGAAAGAGACTGCTTGATCTTCGTCCACCCACATTCATCGGATTTTCAAACTATGAGTATCTCCTGAAATCTCCGGATTTCTGGAATTCTGTTAAGGCAACTTTTATATTCACATTGGGAACATTCATCCCGATAGTGATCTTCAGCCTTCTGCTTGCTGTATTCATAATGTCGAGACGGAGATTTCACAAATTCTTCCAGATGGCTTATTACTCTCCCGCAGTACTTTCTTCTGTAGTGGCAGCAGCTATCTGGCTACTCATATTCGACCCCAGGGGACTGGCCAACACCACTATGAACACGTTGCTTGGAACTGTAGGTAAAGACTACAAATGGCTCGCCACAGCAGGAATGGTTAGGCTGTCTACAATACTGGTATACTTCTGGAAGTACATAGGTTACTTCACGATCATATTCATTACAGGACTGGCCAGTATTCCTCAAAGCCTGCACGAAGCCGCGAGAATTGACGGAGCCGACGGGTGGAAAGATTTCTGGCACATAACTCTCCCTTTGCTGAAACCGACTACTGTTCTAGTCTCCATCATGTCAATGCTCCAGTGTCTGAAGACATTTAGCACCCAGTATCTATTTACGCAGTCCGGAGCGCCGACCGAACCGATTAATGTAATAACACTTAACATCTACAATACTGCTATTAGGGACCACAATATCGGTCGTGCAAGCGCGATGAGTATACTGCTATTCGGGCTAATGTTATTCTTCACCTGGCTCCAGTTCAGAGTAAGCAGATCAGGTGGAGAAGTCGACTATTAG